In Humulus lupulus chromosome 7, drHumLupu1.1, whole genome shotgun sequence, the following are encoded in one genomic region:
- the LOC133792413 gene encoding uncharacterized protein LOC133792413, whose product MVPSDKQLKDPSIRAIRPGDHPDVVGCLCAVGDVEIVGGGWKKRDIRVLTNYSITSKITLWGNLGETFNLDLYNKDDGPFIVIVTSTTIKKFRSEVSFSTTSASKIYINLQIDYVPSLIERFSTISNGVKTIASSNMNKTTLEEDMFENRMTIEELLQANWSGELKEYIVTLRGKIIEIDNSFGWYKIHIKVMDKTANTTLVLFNVVAEKLLDTSAHKLFNELSSNNNDVPVEIQSLCGKDFVYKLRLNDYNLKEGLENFTISKVFMPDEKLEQQHQLKKGKNKVMLLMLSSIYPHNANDLEDSDGDYHKKKKRRNEMVDGHDEVRDDENTQ is encoded by the exons ATGGTTCCAAGTGATAAGCAGCTAAAGGATCCATCAATTCGAGCTATTCGTCCAGGGGATCATCCAG ATGTTGTCGGATGTTTATGTGCTGTGGGTGATGTTGAGATTGTTGGAGGTGGTTGGAAAAAAAGAGATATCAGAGTTTTAACAAATTA TTCGATCACATCAAAGATTACTTTGTGGGGAAACTTGGGGGAAACGTTCAATCTAGATTTGTACAATAAAGATGATGGTCCATTTATTGTGATAGTAACTTCTACAACCATTAAAAAATTTCGaa GTGAAGTTAGCTTCTCTACCACAAGTGCAAGTAAAATTTacataaatcttcaaatagaTTATGTACCATCATTAATCGAAAGATTTTCCACCATCTCTAATGGTGTGAAAACTATTGCAAGTTCTAATATGAATAAGACTACCCTTGAGGAAGATATGTTCGAGAACAGGATGACCATTGAAGAACTATTACAAGCTAATTGGAGTGGTGAATTGAAG GAATATATTGTTACTCTGAGAGGCAAAATTATAGAAatagacaactcatttggatg gtacaaaatacatataaaagtCATGGACAAAACTGCAAACACTACTTTGGTCTTATTTAATGTTGTGGCTGAAAAGTTACTAGATACATCAGCGCACAAATTGTTTAATGAATTGTCTTCAAATAATAATGATGTTCCTGTAGAGATTCAAAGCCTTTGTGGGAAAGATTTTGTTTACAAGTTGAGGTTGAATGACTATAATTTAAAAGAGGGACTTGAGAATTTTACTATATCAAAGGTTTTCATGCCAGATGAGAAATTGGAACAACAACATCAATTGAAGAAAGGAAAAAATAAGGTAATGTTACTTATGCTAAGTTCAATTT ATCCTCATAATGCCAATGATTTAGAAGATTCTGATGGAGATTATCacaagaaaaaaaagagaagaaacgaAATGGTTGATGGTCATGATGAAGTTAGGGATGATGAAAATActcaataa